From a single Desulfonispora thiosulfatigenes DSM 11270 genomic region:
- the rpmA gene encoding 50S ribosomal protein L27, whose protein sequence is MLKLNLQLFASKKGVGSSRNGRDSNAKRLGVKRHDGQHVLAGNILVRQRGTKIHPGVNVGIGKDDTLFALETGTVKFERKGKDKKQVSIVPEVAIVS, encoded by the coding sequence ATGCTAAAGTTAAACCTTCAGTTATTTGCATCTAAAAAAGGTGTAGGTAGCTCAAGAAACGGTCGTGACAGTAATGCTAAACGTTTAGGCGTTAAAAGGCATGATGGTCAACATGTTTTAGCTGGAAATATCTTAGTTAGACAAAGAGGAACTAAGATTCACCCAGGTGTAAATGTTGGTATCGGAAAAGATGATACTTTATTTGCTTTAGAAACTGGTACTGTTAAGTTTGAAAGAAAAGGAAAAGACAAAAAACAAGTAAGTATTGTACCTGAAGTTGCAATCGTAAGTTAA